A window of Nitrospirota bacterium contains these coding sequences:
- a CDS encoding sulfurtransferase TusA family protein, with translation MDVNDIKPDAVLDCVGLACPMPILKTSNKIKELKSGQVLEVQADDDGIEKDMPAWCKMTGHEYLGLTKQAGEYHVFVRKK, from the coding sequence ATGGACGTGAATGACATCAAGCCGGATGCAGTGCTTGACTGCGTTGGTCTGGCCTGTCCGATGCCGATCTTGAAGACATCGAACAAGATCAAGGAGTTGAAGTCAGGACAGGTGCTTGAGGTTCAGGCCGATGATGACGGCATTGAGAAGGATATGCCTGCGTGGTGCAAAATGACGGGACATGAATACCTGGGCCTGACGAAACAGGCCGGTGAATACCATGTCTTTGTAAGGAAAAAATAG
- the nifU gene encoding Fe-S cluster assembly scaffold protein NifU: MEQYSSKVMEHFAQPHNVGEIENADGVGTVGNPVCGDVMRLYIKVENNVITDAKFKTFGCGAAIATSSMVTDLVRGKTIDEALKISNAAVAEALGGLPKVKMHCSVLAEEALKSALDDYYKKKGVPSPVRMPAESGHEHEME, from the coding sequence ATGGAACAGTACAGCTCAAAAGTGATGGAACATTTCGCCCAGCCCCACAATGTCGGTGAGATCGAGAACGCCGACGGGGTGGGAACCGTGGGCAATCCGGTATGCGGCGACGTCATGCGCCTCTACATCAAGGTCGAGAACAACGTGATTACGGACGCAAAGTTCAAGACTTTCGGGTGCGGAGCGGCGATTGCCACCAGCAGCATGGTGACCGACCTCGTCAGGGGCAAGACGATCGATGAGGCGCTCAAAATATCGAATGCGGCGGTGGCAGAAGCGCTGGGGGGGCTGCCCAAGGTGAAAATGCATTGCTCCGTGTTGGCCGAAGAGGCGCTCAAATCAGCCCTCGACGACTATTACAAGAAAAAGGGAGTTCCCTCACCCGTCAGGATGCCCGCCGAAAGCGGGCACGAGCATGAAATGGAGTAG
- a CDS encoding IscS subfamily cysteine desulfurase — translation MRKVYLDHAATTPVHPRVLEAMLPYFSGKFGNPSNLHDIGREAKNAIDEARAKTAALIKARGEEIYFTASGSESNNFALKGLAQANSQKGKHIIVSQIEHFSILHPAKTLEKAGFTFTALPTDATGLVDPADVARAITRETILVSVMHSNNEIGTIQHIEEIGRITRERNVLFHTDAVASVGWVPVDVNTLGVDALSLSGHQFYGPKGAAALFVRKGVRIKPQIEGGVQEDGRRAGTENVPAIVGLGKAAELAVSEIPARMAYLTALRDRLQKGLQDRIDHVVVNGHPTRRLPHNLNVSMWFVEGESMLLFLNMDGISVSSGSACTSRSLKSSHVLTCIGTDAAVANGTLLMTLGMGNTQEDIDYVIEKLPPIVKRLREMSPLYEDMIKKEQQAR, via the coding sequence ATGAGAAAAGTGTATCTCGATCACGCCGCAACAACACCGGTCCATCCCCGGGTGCTCGAAGCGATGCTTCCCTATTTCTCCGGAAAATTCGGAAATCCGTCGAACCTGCATGACATCGGCAGGGAGGCGAAGAACGCAATCGACGAGGCAAGGGCCAAGACGGCGGCTCTCATCAAGGCCCGCGGGGAAGAGATCTATTTTACGGCAAGCGGTTCCGAATCGAACAATTTCGCCCTGAAGGGTCTCGCGCAGGCGAACAGCCAGAAGGGCAAGCACATCATCGTCTCGCAGATCGAGCATTTTTCCATTCTCCACCCCGCCAAGACGCTCGAAAAGGCAGGCTTTACTTTCACCGCGCTCCCCACCGATGCGACCGGCCTGGTGGACCCCGCTGACGTCGCCAGGGCGATCACCCGGGAGACGATCCTTGTTTCGGTCATGCACTCGAATAACGAGATCGGGACCATCCAGCACATCGAGGAGATCGGCAGGATCACGAGGGAACGGAATGTCCTCTTCCATACCGACGCCGTTGCTTCCGTGGGCTGGGTTCCCGTCGATGTGAACACGCTCGGCGTCGACGCGCTCTCGCTCTCCGGCCATCAGTTCTACGGACCCAAGGGTGCTGCGGCGCTCTTCGTGAGGAAGGGCGTCCGGATCAAGCCGCAGATCGAGGGCGGCGTTCAGGAGGACGGCAGGCGTGCGGGCACCGAGAACGTTCCTGCCATCGTCGGACTGGGAAAGGCCGCGGAACTGGCGGTTTCAGAGATTCCGGCCAGAATGGCCTATCTCACGGCGCTCAGGGACCGGCTGCAGAAAGGTCTGCAGGACAGGATCGATCATGTGGTTGTCAACGGTCACCCCACCCGCAGGCTGCCTCATAATCTGAATGTGTCTATGTGGTTTGTGGAGGGGGAATCCATGCTTCTCTTCCTGAACATGGACGGGATCTCGGTTTCGAGCGGTTCAGCCTGTACGTCGCGCTCGCTGAAATCATCGCATGTGCTGACGTGTATCGGGACGGATGCCGCGGTGGCGAACGGAACCTTGCTCATGACGCTCGGGATGGGCAATACCCAGGAAGACATTGACTATGTCATTGAGAAGCTTCCTCCGATTGTCAAACGGCTGCGGGAGATGTCGCCGCTCTATGAAGATATGATAAAAAAAGAACAACAGGCTCGCTGA
- a CDS encoding Rrf2 family transcriptional regulator: MKLSTKGKYGVRAVYEIARQYGKGPLTIKEIADRQGISFSYLEQILHKLGKAGLIESVRGPAGGYLLARKPGDLTIGDIVRALEGPIALTHCLEPGEAAECYQEEDCVARLVWTKVGAKIEEALDSISFEDLLHQQARHKESAGKPRKKLVAAGKGVC; this comes from the coding sequence ATGAAACTGTCCACCAAAGGCAAGTACGGAGTTCGGGCCGTGTACGAGATAGCCCGCCAGTACGGTAAGGGGCCGCTCACGATCAAGGAGATTGCCGACCGGCAGGGCATTTCGTTCTCGTATCTCGAGCAGATCCTTCATAAGCTGGGCAAGGCAGGGTTGATCGAGAGCGTCCGCGGGCCGGCTGGAGGATATCTTCTGGCAAGGAAGCCCGGGGACCTTACGATCGGAGATATTGTTCGCGCGCTGGAGGGACCCATTGCCTTGACGCATTGTCTTGAGCCGGGTGAGGCGGCTGAGTGCTACCAGGAGGAAGACTGTGTTGCGCGCCTGGTCTGGACCAAGGTCGGAGCCAAGATAGAGGAGGCTTTGGACAGCATCAGTTTCGAGGACCTGCTCCATCAGCAGGCGCGGCATAAGGAATCGGCAGGAAAGCCGAGAAAGAAACTGGTCGCGGCAGGGAAGGGGGTCTGTTGA